From the Callospermophilus lateralis isolate mCalLat2 chromosome 10, mCalLat2.hap1, whole genome shotgun sequence genome, the window TgtgtaaattattatttttttaataaaaatggaaTAGTCCCAAGAGTTGAAACTACTTTGAAAGATTCTTAAAAAGTCTTTTTTCACATTTTAGTTCTGGGGCATTAAACTTTCCTAAAAGAATTGGAATAGtatatggagaaaaaaatatttattcaagacCTTTGAGGAGGCATAGCTCCAGGGAATAATGTCTTTTATCAAACTCTTAAGATATTGCAAGATGGGTAGGTagcttcacttttctttttttttttctttctttcttttttttttttttttttgagaaccaATGACCTTTTATAGTTAGAACACAGAGTCAAGCAACAGCTAAACTGGAAGAAGCATCAGATGTCTTCAGGGACAAAGAACCTTCCTTGCTTCCCCCAACAACAGCCAGAGGGAGTCTCTAGACAACTCCGCAAGTATTAAAGCAACATTTTGTAGATCAAGATCACACATGGTAGGAGGCTCCCATGCTCAGCTCACAAGCCCCAAGTAATCATCCATCAGGGAGCCAATGGCAAAAATGTCATTCTTGTCCACGCGGGTCCCCACAATCTTCAAGCGGATGTCATCCTCCTGCTGAATCACAATGTCCTCATCCATTGTTTTGTAACATGGTGGGTTAGAATTAGGATCAAATTCCATCTCTGACGGGATGGAATGTCGAGAAATGAAGCAAGACATGGGCCCAATTTCTGTGAAGAGTCCAACCTTATTGACCTGAGTGACCACAGCATCCACAACCTCGCCTTTAAAAGGCCGGAAAACAATGGCCTTGTACTTAACTGGATAAAGAACAAAGCCCCGGCCTGGCTGGATTACACCAGCACCAATGTTGTCAATGGTGGTGACAGCAATTACAAAGCCATACTTTCCGGTGCAGGTTCCCTCCACCTCGGTGAAAAGCTTCTGCTTCACGGTATTGAGCAAGTTGGGGCCGAAGTAGCGCGGGTGCAGCAGGATCTCGTGCTCCAGGGAGATGTGGTAGAACATCTTTGCGGAGGAGGTTGGACTGAGGCGTCCACACCAGGGACAACAACTTAACTTGGTAGCTTCACTTTTCAACTTGGGAAACAATTTTAGGAAAGAAACATTACTAGATAAATAGACTGAGAAATAAGTAATATAAAACCTAAATATTATTAAGCctatcttgaattttggtgttttGTTTGGGATGGGGCTTTCATAGATTCACATGTTGAGAATTCAGTTCCCAATGTGGTGGTGTCAGGAGGAGgtaggacctttaagaggtgggatcTCATGGAAAGTCATTTATTGTGTCTTTGGGGATGCTACTCTCAGAAGGGATTAATAATGGTCTCAGGCTGTAAGTTATTTCTCATGGCAGTGAGTTGTTGTAAAAGAGCAAGGCTGACTCCTAGATCCCAGTGTGGCCTCCTGTTTGTTCTCTTCTTCCTCATGTAATCATGCCATAATATTGTCTACCATGTTGTGACACAGTTACAGAATTCCTTACCACACTCCACACAAATGAGACCACCTGAACTttgactttcagcctccaaaattgtggaattaataaacctcttttcttcataAGTACTCAACTTCAGGTACTCTGTTATTGCAACAGAAAATGGGCTCATTCagttagtaaattttttttttactatgtgtATATTTAACTTTTTTGATTATGAAAAGGATCAGCTGATTATATAGGAGCTTGGGATTATAAAGAAGTTGCTTCTGATCTGTGGCACATGTTTCCCTATAACAGTAGACTGAGAATAGCAGTGGTTATTCTTGAGTGTTGAGACAGAATATGTTGCAGGGGCAACATTACAAGGGAATTCCCCCCTGTGCTAAGAAACTTCGAAATGCCTCTGTAAGAAAATGAAGAATAGTTTAAGAATTTTAAACAATTGCATTATCTGACTGTatggtttattttttgtttgttttttatttttattttaaatgtctcAGTTGTAGAAAGGATAATGCATTTGGGATGGGCTGGGAAACATGCATAAGGATTAGAACTGGGAGGCCAAGTTTATGGTGTTAAAATACAAGCAAAAGATAATGCAGACCTAAACAAGAAAGTAAGTCAGCTCAGAgtaagagagaacagatttaGAATCCTCAAGTAGTATAATCAGCACTTATTGGTGAGAGGGCAATTTTCAGCTTTCTCTCTTGTCAAATGTGAGTGGTATGGTACATTTCATAGAAATGGGAACATaggaaaaagtaaaaatactggGTGAAGAGGGGAAGAATTGATTTAATTTTAGCCATGTTGAATTTGAGATTGTTGTGGATCCTGTATTTAATTATGAATAATTGGCAAGTGGGTGTTTCTCTTAACTTTTAGAGCAGTAACCAGAAAAATCACAATTGCACCAACAGTTTTTAAcaaatttgagattttttttgtatacaattttttttttcaaaatctttaTGCAATACACGTATTTCAAAATCAAACATAATTTGGGGACTACCTAGGACAAACTGAGGTCAGATTTAACTGATATCTAAAATTTGCAAAACGAAAGAAATAGACTTGAATCATTCAAACCTTAGTTTTTTTGATGTTTTCATATTAGAATTAAAGAAACATGAAattggtatttatttattaactatgATGAGCTCTTGCctattttaaatttgtattctGTGTTTAGGAGAAATTTGAAAAGTGAGCATTCTTAAACAATTAAAATTAATATAGGGGAATGGAAATGAGATTTTTAATGACTTCTGAAGAAGTTAGGATCCTTTGTGGTAGGTAAAATTATTTAAGGGATGAATTCTGTACCAGGCTTGGATTGTCACTTACTGGCCCTGAGATTTTGTTTTTTACCTGGTTTTATTCAATTATCTACCAAGCATTATTGAGCAACTACGATATgcaggtcatgagaaaaccaagatgAATCATGTATTGTGGGCTAAGTGAGGAGGAAGATGGGAAATAAAACTATAATTTAGTGCAATTAATGTGATCAGAATAGTCACACAAATAGCTGTGGAAAGATGGTTCAATTGTCCTAGGAAcagaaatgaatttggaaggatTTTCTGCTCTGGTCAGAAAGGAAACCCTAAAACCTTGTTTTGTTCTTCaaatacaattaaaaaagagTATGGAGTAGTTTTATACTTGTATTCTGGTCATGATGAATAGTTCACTACTGGGGTTATATGATGGTTAATTTGATGTACCAACTTGATTAGGCTACAAGGTACCTAGATATTTAGTCAAACTATTCTGAGTGTGTCTGTGAGGCTGGTTTTGGGTTAGATTAACAGATTAACATTTAAATAAGTAGACTGAGTGATAAAGATTGCCCTCCCTAATATAAGAGAGCTTCATCCAATCAATTGAAGgcctgaaaaaacaaaaaaaggtcgACATTGCCCCAGCAAATGAGAATTCTTGTTGGAGGGACTTCAAACTAACTGGCACATCAGCACTTTTATTTCCTTTAGATTTGATCATCTTCTCTTCTTGGGTCTCCAGCCTGCATGCTTTGGACTGGAATTATATCATTGGTTCTGATTTCTCAGATCTTTGGACACAAACTGGAACTAAAGCATCATTCTCCTGAGTCTTCAACTTGACAATTCACCTGCAGATCTTGGAACTTGCCAGCCTCCATGAACGTGCCAGCCAATTCCTTATCATATCTGACTCTGTGCCTCTCTCTGTTGATCTCTATTTGTCtcgtctctctctctccatctttcttttttttttttgagtgtgtgtatatatgttcatatataaatatatacagacACGTACATACCTCCTacaggttctgtttctctggagaacctgaCTAATGTAGGTCATTGAATAAAAATGTGAAGATTGactttgtaaatattgtttttgaaaaaaaaattaagatacttTTGCAATGTAAATCTTGACAATCTCAAGAAATCCAAGCACAGATTAAACAGTGATTGATATCAGTTAAATTTTTAGATGATCAATTTACCATTCTGAAAAGAAATAGTTCTGCTCACTTGAACAAAGTTAGTGGTTAATATTTAAGTTTTTTGCTGTTATTAAGGTTTCACCATTTAGCAAATGAATTAagcaataaaatattatatattatatgtaatacataaaatatataatatatatcacaATATTTCAATGGGACTGTTGGTAAAATAGAATTCTGATGTTTGAAACCTAATCTAACAggtagttggcctggctttattatCAATAAAAAGATTAAATATGAAGGAAAGGGTTAAGAAAGTGAACATTTTAAAATTGGCACGTGTAAGTGACTGAATGAATCAttttatttggaagaataaaagtccATCTATTTTAATTTGACaagaatttataaaataaatattttatagactTTCCAAATTcacttaataaaatattggcaatATTTCTACAAAGATGTTGTATGGTTTGGGTGAGTGTTCACCAAAGGCCCATGTATTCAATGTTTAGTCTTTAGCCCGTGTAACTATTAGGAGGTGGTAGAACCTAGTGAAAGGTCTTAGGTCACTGGGAATGTGCCCTTTTTCCTTTACAAAAAAGAAGGGAACCGTAGGACACTGATCTCTTCTCTCTTTCACTTCTGGCCATGAGGTGAATGGCTTTGCCGTGTGCCAAGATCTGCTGCTTCATCACAGGCCAGTGAATTGGCCTCCAGAGCAGTGGGGCCAATCACAGACAGAAACTTCCCAAACTGTGAGACAATAAAGCTTTTCTTCTGTTTATCTGATTACTTAGTATTTTGTTGCAGTAATGGAAAACTGATTAGCTCTGATGTTAACCAAAGTAGGGATGAATTGAaatgatttaaataaataaaatgatttgtTGAGTCAACAAGTGGAATATCATATAGTCATTATAAAGATGTTGTTCTGTAGTTACAGCATGAGATGATGCTAAACCTATCTACATATTAAATGAACTCATAACAAATTgtactagtttttttttgtttggagaGGAACTGTCTTTGTGAAAACACTTAGGTTGAAGATGGAAACCTGGAGACATGAATGGAGTGAACTTAAGAATCAAAAGACCTATTCCTTCTGCTCTTCATAGTGCGAGCAGAGAAGAGTGAAGGTAGTGAAAAGACAGAGGTGCTGTTAAATATTGTGTAAAAGGGATTGCTTAGATGTCAAGGCCAGTGCAAATTTCCTAGTAGGAAGCTCCCGCAAGCAAAGACCCTTTTGGAATGTGGATGGGTAAGGTTTGATTTAAATATtggtgttgctgtgacaaaaacaaccaaaccaaaccaaaacaaacaaacagaaatctgcTTTTATCTTTCCAGTAAATCTTTAGTAAAGTCTATTCTGCTTTCAGATGTTTTGTGTAATGTAGACCTTTTTTtgtaggggggaaaaaaaagaagcagctgAATTTCATATCAGATGAAGAAACTGTGTAAAGTTTAGAGTCTGGAGTTAAGGTGAGGATCTGAGGAAAACAACTGGAAACTGAAGGGTTCATCCATAGGGTATGGATCTAGGGTTTAAGCTCATGTTATTGGGATccaacagggcaaagaggcattgGCTGACAGTACTAGGCATGGATATGTAGATCACCCCAAATCCTACTTTTTAAACAACTTTGACGTTACACACAATtacgtgcacacacacagattAAAACACTGTATACCCATATgtgaataatgtttgtttctaggacattggattcaattttctttatatttttctatgtttcttgaATTGTCTTAACAATGAGCATCTCTTGCTTTTCAGAAAACAAAGATAAAGTTTTGTTTAGGGGGGAAAAAGTATGCTTTAATTTCAGAACAAAATTTAATTATACAGAGACTGAGCTTAGCCCGCTTTTGCAAGAATGAAGCAATATCAAGGAGTTAACTTATGCATTCTTTGTAAATTCTTCACGATATTTGATATGTATTAGaaatggtgttatggtttggatataaagtGTCCCGTAgagactcatgtgttgaaggcttggtccccaatacAACAATATTCAGAGCTGGAGCTTCTTGGAAGTGAGTGGACCATGAGGGCCCTGACCTCATCTGTCAATTACACCATTGATGGCTAAGTGGACAACTGGAAGGCTATAGAAACTATAGGTGGTGGAACCTGGTCGAAGGCAGTAGGTCTCTGAGGATGTGCACTGGAAAGATATTTCTTATACTTGgtccctttctttttctctctctgtttgctgacaaccatgagctgagcagcttttctccccaatgctcttccgccaTGTTGTTCTGTTTCACTCAGAGCCAAAGCACATtgaagtcagctgaccatggatgAAACATTTGAAACTATTAGCCACAATAAATCATTCCTCATCTAAGTCATTTttttcaggtatttgttacagtgagAAAAATCTAACACAAGGAGTATGTACACTTCAATCTATTTCCCCTCTTAGATTGGAAAATTATAGCTTTGGAAGGTTTTATGAAGTAGACTGTGTCATGCTCTTTCAAGTCGTGTTTTCACTTATGGTGTCTGTCCCCTTTTCCCAGGGATGTATTTCTCCTTTCTCATCCCTCCAGAGACTTGGAATATGACTTCCTTCTTGACAAAGTTGTATCCAGCTCCAGAAGCACTTAGTTGCTTTATCTCCACCCTCGTGGTGCCTTATATAGACCTGCAGCAAGGTTCTTATCACATTATTGTGTGCTTATTTCTGCTTATGGCTTTCTCCACTGGAAAATTGGTTCCACATATTTCCATTTCACAAATTGTGGAAAGATTATTGGCATGTTTGAGATTTTTGTGAATTCTCAAGTTCACTTCTGGCCCCAATTTCCTGCATGGAGGGAATTTGGTGAGAGACGATCTTGCCCTCTCATGTGTACTCCTGACTTAAACAAGACAGAGCTTTGTCTTTGTGTCTGTCCCTCTGCTTCACACAATGATCAACATAGAAGCATTTCTCAATTTGTGTTGTAAAGATAATAAGCAGTGGAGTCAAAAGCTGAGACTATGGAGTCTGGTCTTAGTTGAGTCGGAGCTATAAGACTGTACTGTAGCATGAACCCACAAATAGATTTGGAGTCGGCACTTAAGTACAAGTAGTATAAGCATATCAATAGGAAAAGTTAAGCACAAATACATTATGGATGCTTTAATAATTCATACTTATTAAGAACGAGGATATGTGTATAGTATCCCCCAACTCTgatgtttgaaaaaaatatatactttctcCTATCTCCCTAGTGTGAAATTTATTTTGCATCACATTTAGGATTGTCCCATCTGTATTAAGTTAGAAAATATTTGAGATCTGCTCTGTATCCAACTCCAAGAGAAAACTGCTCTGTCCTTCTTTGCTCAtctattattattatgttttctGTAATGCATTATACCATGTGTAACTAATATTTTAGAATTATGGAGAAGCATCTGCTTCTGTTTTAATGTCTTGATAAAAGTGTTGTAAATATTATAGCTGTGTAAGATTCCTTTCCTTAAAGGGTCTGTTTCATTTCACCTGGAAACTATCTTAATTCTTAAATCCTTCTCCCAGATGCTGTATCTAGTAGATGAAGAACATGCCTTTTAATCAACTTCTTTGTTAATTAGTAATGGAAACTATGCATGTTTATATTTTCAAGAAGTGATGTTAAAATTCCAAGATAAACAAAGAGCCGATGATATAACATTTATTTCTGTACTGTAAGATTAACCTTTGAGAACATAGTGTTCATATTCATTTAATTACTGAGGTCTTGGAAAGTATACTTACAATGTAGAAATGAATGGTTAGGAGCAGCAGAGAGTCCTGTCACATGGCAGTGTGACTTCCTTTGAAGATCCCCATCTCTTGGAAAGCCATTCTCGATGAGATCGCCTCCTGATGGCCCTTTCACAGTGCTAATCACTTTAAACAAGCTTATGGGGGCAGCTGGAGAATTGCCCTTTCTCCATTAAGGCATATATCCCAGTGGGAATGAGGAATGGTTAAGGATGTAGCAATAAACTCAAGTTGGGTTATATTCAGTTTGTCGCTTTTAGGTTGGGGATGAGGGGTCAAAGGTTAATTTCTTgtgggtttttcttttctatttttttttttttcttgaaaacctTCAGGATGTTAAAGCTGAAAGTGTACCGAGGAGATACCTTTTAGTTGAATAATCTTTATTTTGTGGGTAAACAGAATTGTGTAAATGTTAAACATGTAACCCTAGGGAAAAATAATGTCATTCTGGTGTTAAGATCTACTTAAGATTGTTGCAAACCACCATTTGCTCTTTGTATAAAGACCATTGATATGCTCAAGGGTTTTGCGAGTTACCAGGTTCACCTCATGCTCCAGCTTCGTGCTCACTCTAAACtagatgaaagatcactttgccgTCTCACATGTGGGTTCCTGAATAaagaacttaatttttttttttctgaatttctccACAAAGCAGCACTTTTGCCATGCAGTtcagttttattcttttcttcaaTTCCTACTTCATGTAAAAGGAGACTATTTCTTGTTGAACTtgtatacattttctttttccttatgacttctttttttctctttttgtatatATGAAGTTAGTTTCCTAGTATACCAGAAGGTATCAACTCTACCTTTTGTCTGTTATCTATCTATGGATTGATTGATGGGAATTGGTATAAGCCAATAAACACAAATATCAGTGAATTGATTTTAGGTTATGTTTATCTAAGGAAAACTTGTGTCACACACGGGCGGTTTATCCCTTGCTCTATCTGTGTTACCTGTCAGATAAAAATCAAATTCTGGTTAAATCTGACCCTCTGACCTTGTGCCTTCCACTGAGTAGCTGAGTGCAACTCAAGGAAAGTATCAAACAGTGCCCAGTGATTTCTCATCAACTCACACCTACATGGGCCCCATACCACCATCATTCACTCCCTCAGAGATGTCCATTCCACACCTTTCCACTCTCTACAGATCGCCAATATTTTCTCCCCTTTTGTCCTCTCAAGCTATAATAGacatttcccccctttactcGTCCGGTTGCCTTTTCTTGCAGCCTGTTTATTTTGTCTGATGAGTATTTCTTTTCACAATGTCTGTATTACCTGAATCCTAACCCCTGCAGCTGCTTTCCCACTGCACGCTATCCCATGATGTGTAATTAAGCTGCCCATTTTCCTGTAATTAAAAAGGTTAAAGAATTGATTATAATCATCACTCTCCGAGGAAAAACAGCAGGAATAAAATTACAGATGATAGTTTTCTTTAAACCAAACGTGTTTAATGTATGTTTATTTCAAGCCAATTTCAGGACTTAAAGAATAGACTATATTACCCAAATCTAGACTTTCAGGCAGAGCTGCAAACTATCTGTTCAGCTAGAGAGTTAACCTCCTCAATAGTTCTAAAAGAGGGGAAAttatttcctcttccttttttgattttatgttatataaat encodes:
- the LOC143642197 gene encoding DNA-directed RNA polymerase II subunit RPB7, which produces MFYHISLEHEILLHPRYFGPNLLNTVKQKLFTEVEGTCTGKYGFVIAVTTIDNIGAGVIQPGRGFVLYPVKYKAIVFRPFKGEVVDAVVTQVNKVGLFTEIGPMSCFISRHSIPSEMEFDPNSNPPCYKTMDEDIVIQQEDDIRLKIVGTRVDKNDIFAIGSLMDDYLGLVS